Proteins from one Natrinema salinisoli genomic window:
- a CDS encoding Lrp/AsnC family transcriptional regulator, whose protein sequence is MVHAYAMIDTAAGTAEEVCQSLRDDAGVTEAHVITGDFDIMVELTGEEPRDILQTVTESVRPLEGVGATRTYLCID, encoded by the coding sequence ATGGTCCACGCGTACGCGATGATCGACACCGCAGCGGGAACCGCCGAAGAGGTGTGTCAGTCCCTTCGCGACGATGCGGGCGTCACAGAGGCACACGTCATCACGGGCGATTTCGACATCATGGTCGAGTTGACCGGCGAGGAGCCCCGCGACATACTCCAGACGGTTACCGAATCCGTTCGACCGCTCGAGGGCGTCGGGGCGACCCGAACGTACCTCTGTATCGACTGA
- a CDS encoding DUF4382 domain-containing protein, whose translation MTELNRRTYLKSAGIATVGTIGLAGCTGANAATGTLATQVTDQPGDIADFESCIVTIQGIWVKPSGDGSDGEDAEATDNETDDQQDGNETDDQQDGNETVDEQDESDVDESDGREYHEFDEPQEADLVQLQNGNTQLVDERELEAGAYEFLQLDVTGVEGVLEDGGQAEVGTPGNAPLQFKHRFEIREDQTTTFVGDFTPVHRGQTEQYLLQPVANGTQVEYEDTTQDDG comes from the coding sequence ATGACAGAACTCAATCGACGGACGTATCTCAAATCGGCAGGCATCGCAACGGTAGGAACGATCGGACTGGCTGGCTGTACCGGCGCGAACGCAGCGACCGGGACGCTCGCGACGCAGGTCACGGACCAGCCGGGAGACATCGCTGACTTCGAGTCGTGCATCGTCACGATCCAGGGAATCTGGGTCAAACCGAGCGGCGACGGCAGCGATGGCGAAGACGCGGAGGCAACGGACAACGAAACGGACGACCAGCAAGACGGGAACGAAACCGACGATCAGCAGGACGGGAACGAGACGGTCGACGAGCAGGACGAAAGCGACGTCGACGAAAGCGACGGGCGCGAGTACCACGAGTTCGACGAGCCCCAGGAAGCGGACCTCGTGCAACTGCAGAACGGGAACACCCAGCTGGTCGACGAACGCGAACTCGAGGCCGGGGCCTACGAGTTCCTCCAGCTCGACGTGACGGGCGTCGAGGGCGTGCTCGAGGACGGCGGGCAGGCCGAGGTCGGGACGCCCGGGAACGCACCGCTCCAGTTCAAGCACCGGTTCGAGATCCGCGAGGACCAGACGACGACCTTCGTAGGAGACTTCACGCCCGTTCACCGAGGCCAGACCGAACAGTACCTCCTCCAGCCCGTCGCGAACGGAACGCAGGTCGAGTACGAGGACACGACGCAGGATGACGGGTAG
- a CDS encoding DUF91 domain-containing protein — protein sequence MIDDSIRVLAGDCTVIAEDTDREEYRGRVTTIVKPDNTVLVHDIDGYQPVAWLTRADSVSSDRQDGFTLVAKKDTQTLRIAAHERDGFAHYPSSAAGTPVGTCPDCGGALVRSSGVHCVGCGDRYGVPADATVRDEHCDCDCGLPKMRVERGLAFNVCLDRGCESLDAAVKQVFDREWACPEPNCDGDLRILRRGGLIAGCEHYPDCDTGFAVPAGVVDGECDCGLPTFETRSGIRCLDATCDRALEGALEAESTADD from the coding sequence ATGATCGACGACTCGATCCGCGTTCTTGCGGGCGACTGCACCGTTATTGCCGAAGATACCGACCGCGAGGAGTACCGCGGCCGAGTGACCACGATCGTCAAACCAGACAACACCGTCCTCGTCCACGACATCGATGGCTACCAGCCCGTCGCGTGGCTGACGCGGGCCGATAGCGTCTCGAGCGACCGACAGGACGGCTTCACGCTCGTCGCGAAGAAAGACACCCAGACGCTGCGGATCGCCGCCCATGAACGGGACGGGTTCGCACACTATCCCTCCTCGGCGGCCGGAACGCCCGTCGGTACGTGTCCCGACTGCGGGGGCGCGCTCGTCCGCTCGAGCGGCGTTCACTGCGTCGGCTGTGGCGACCGCTACGGCGTGCCGGCGGACGCGACGGTCCGGGACGAACACTGCGATTGCGACTGCGGGCTCCCGAAGATGCGCGTCGAGCGCGGCCTCGCGTTCAACGTCTGCCTCGATAGGGGCTGTGAGTCCCTCGACGCGGCGGTCAAACAGGTGTTCGACCGCGAGTGGGCGTGCCCGGAACCGAACTGCGACGGCGACCTTCGGATCCTCCGCCGCGGCGGCCTCATCGCCGGCTGCGAGCACTACCCCGACTGCGACACCGGCTTCGCCGTCCCCGCCGGCGTCGTCGACGGCGAGTGCGACTGCGGGCTCCCGACCTTCGAAACACGGAGTGGTATCCGCTGTCTCGACGCGACCTGCGATCGGGCACTCGAGGGGGCGCTCGAGGCCGAATCGACGGCCGACGACTGA
- the endA gene encoding tRNA-intron lyase, with the protein MSLEGRFDADEGLVRVGSDARQRYHDSRGYGYPLEGNEIALAPVEAAHLLYRGDLEVVTDAASGDRLGFREFIAREPGDDFGVRFLVYADLRSRGFYLSPAAEPWVPNPPGGEADFAVFPRGKGPRDGEIAYALRVIGERTDIPAAELAEGVLAVVDEESEITYFEVDRRDPTGTSGADTALPEGCEADLLADRVVVWEPPLDLYERTFYGQPLEGREYDEPTLQCSLLEATYLAERGAIDLESSTVCARGREVEGERFDRRLTVYTELRERGVVPKTGYKFGADFRTYADVESVENLGHSELLVRVHPAEYVFEPRDLALDVRLAHGVRKTMVFALVGDGSDRSEGIEWWSLERLTP; encoded by the coding sequence ATGTCACTCGAGGGGCGGTTCGACGCGGACGAGGGTCTCGTCCGCGTGGGCAGCGACGCTCGCCAGCGGTATCACGACTCGCGGGGCTACGGCTATCCGCTCGAGGGGAACGAGATCGCCCTCGCGCCAGTCGAGGCGGCGCACCTGCTCTATCGCGGTGATCTCGAGGTGGTTACCGACGCGGCGAGCGGCGACCGACTGGGGTTCCGCGAGTTCATCGCACGCGAACCCGGCGACGATTTCGGCGTCCGGTTCCTCGTCTACGCAGACCTGCGCTCGCGGGGCTTTTACCTCTCGCCGGCCGCGGAGCCGTGGGTACCGAACCCGCCCGGCGGCGAGGCCGACTTCGCGGTCTTTCCGCGGGGGAAGGGACCGCGCGACGGCGAAATCGCCTACGCGTTGCGGGTCATCGGCGAGCGGACCGACATTCCCGCCGCCGAGCTCGCCGAGGGCGTGCTGGCCGTCGTCGACGAAGAGAGCGAGATCACCTACTTCGAGGTCGATCGCCGGGATCCGACCGGCACGTCAGGTGCTGACACCGCACTGCCCGAGGGCTGCGAGGCCGACCTCCTCGCCGATCGCGTCGTCGTCTGGGAACCGCCCCTCGACCTCTACGAGCGGACGTTCTACGGGCAACCGCTCGAGGGACGGGAGTACGACGAGCCGACGCTGCAGTGTTCGCTGCTCGAAGCGACGTACCTCGCCGAGCGGGGCGCGATCGACCTCGAATCGTCGACGGTTTGTGCGCGCGGTCGCGAGGTCGAGGGCGAGCGCTTCGATCGGCGGCTGACCGTCTACACGGAACTCCGAGAACGCGGCGTCGTCCCCAAAACGGGCTACAAGTTCGGCGCGGACTTCCGGACCTACGCCGACGTGGAGTCCGTCGAGAACCTCGGCCACTCCGAGCTGCTCGTTCGCGTGCATCCGGCGGAGTACGTCTTCGAACCGCGGGATCTGGCGCTTGACGTCCGGCTCGCCCACGGCGTCCGGAAGACGATGGTGTTCGCGCTCGTCGGTGACGGGTCGGACCGGAGCGAAGGAATCGAGTGGTGGTCGCTCGAGCGCCTGACGCCGTAG
- a CDS encoding cell division protein FtsZ, with amino-acid sequence MQLEVIGVGGAGCRIADAIRAAEPAEHSFLTDVFAFDTDESDLERVVVPESHRHRYGGGTGLEDGDDLEGNFEQGFEIGRAASDELLAVLDRGTPSAADAFLVAVGLGGATGGGTAPALVTALQRQYDVPVYVLATLPADREFDPDADTAGTGPHAGTTARNDGSGVPRPNAATNAIIALDRLDGLANAIILFDNEAWLQPGETVADARNRCNRELAARVGAIFAGGGAGSGETTAQNVVDAADINRILGNESAIVTLGYGDQDADTGGSRFGLGLVSSEPDVDTGEAVSAIETVVQKGIRGKLTLQCDPETAERGLLIVGGPPAWLNRRAIAEGRGTLESTVGENGVLGGDAPRPDGESVFAAVVLADVESDRVAELRAAADAAR; translated from the coding sequence ATGCAACTCGAGGTGATCGGCGTCGGGGGGGCGGGTTGTCGAATCGCCGATGCGATCAGAGCCGCGGAGCCGGCGGAACACTCGTTTCTCACCGACGTGTTCGCGTTCGATACCGACGAATCGGATCTGGAGCGCGTCGTCGTTCCCGAATCGCATCGCCACCGGTACGGTGGGGGAACCGGACTCGAAGATGGGGACGATCTCGAGGGGAACTTCGAACAGGGATTCGAGATCGGTCGGGCGGCGTCCGACGAGCTCCTGGCAGTACTGGATCGCGGGACGCCGTCCGCTGCCGACGCGTTTCTCGTCGCCGTCGGTCTCGGCGGTGCAACGGGCGGCGGAACGGCACCGGCGCTCGTCACCGCACTACAGCGACAGTACGACGTCCCGGTGTACGTCCTCGCGACGCTCCCGGCCGACCGGGAGTTCGATCCCGACGCCGACACGGCCGGAACCGGACCGCACGCGGGGACGACCGCGAGGAACGACGGCAGCGGGGTCCCGCGACCGAACGCCGCGACGAACGCGATCATCGCGCTCGACCGACTCGACGGGCTCGCGAACGCGATCATCCTCTTCGACAACGAGGCGTGGCTTCAGCCCGGCGAGACGGTCGCCGACGCCCGCAACCGCTGTAATCGGGAGCTGGCGGCGCGAGTGGGAGCCATCTTCGCCGGCGGGGGAGCCGGATCGGGCGAGACGACCGCCCAGAACGTCGTCGACGCGGCCGATATCAACCGGATCCTCGGCAACGAATCAGCCATCGTCACACTCGGGTACGGAGACCAGGACGCCGACACGGGCGGCTCGCGGTTCGGCCTCGGCCTCGTCTCCTCGGAGCCGGACGTCGACACGGGTGAGGCAGTCAGCGCCATCGAAACCGTCGTCCAGAAGGGGATTCGCGGCAAGCTCACCCTCCAGTGCGACCCCGAGACGGCCGAGCGCGGGCTGTTGATCGTCGGCGGCCCCCCGGCGTGGCTCAACCGCCGGGCGATCGCGGAGGGGCGCGGGACGCTCGAGTCGACCGTGGGTGAGAACGGCGTCCTCGGCGGCGATGCGCCGCGACCCGACGGTGAGTCGGTCTTCGCGGCGGTGGTACTGGCCGACGTCGAGTCCGATCGAGTCGCGGAACTGCGGGCGGCAGCAGACGCGGCGCGGTAG
- a CDS encoding ornithine cyclodeaminase family protein, whose protein sequence is MIDFPILTDGDVYSQFDYGMVVDAMRDAFAERAAGTLEAPPRWRVGAGEGDLVFTAGAATGPTSAAGFRVYETHPDDGDGHTELVAVFDAGTGTFEGLFAGYAIGGLRTGGIGGVAIDCLARADSETLGILGSGFQARAQVGAACAARDFAEVLVYSPTAESRASFAETVDADVDSAVRAVDDPEPVVREADALVCATNSEDPVFDPDWLEPGTHVTTIGPRFEDGHELPLAVVDRADVVATDSLPQVDAYDRPYVASGEDRERMVELADVLENPDQGRTDENDLTLFCSVGLAGTEVVLGKRFLEEFDA, encoded by the coding sequence ATGATCGATTTTCCGATTCTGACGGACGGCGACGTCTACTCGCAGTTCGACTACGGAATGGTCGTCGACGCCATGCGCGACGCCTTCGCGGAACGGGCCGCGGGAACGCTTGAGGCCCCGCCGCGCTGGCGCGTCGGCGCCGGCGAGGGGGACCTGGTCTTCACTGCGGGGGCGGCCACCGGGCCGACCAGCGCGGCGGGGTTTCGGGTCTACGAAACGCACCCCGATGACGGCGACGGCCACACGGAACTGGTCGCGGTCTTCGACGCGGGCACCGGGACGTTCGAGGGGTTATTCGCCGGTTACGCGATCGGCGGCCTCCGGACCGGTGGGATCGGCGGCGTCGCGATCGACTGCCTCGCACGCGCGGACAGCGAGACGCTCGGCATTCTCGGGTCGGGGTTCCAGGCTCGAGCGCAGGTCGGCGCGGCGTGTGCCGCTCGGGACTTCGCGGAGGTGCTGGTGTATAGTCCGACCGCCGAGAGCCGCGCGTCCTTCGCAGAAACGGTCGATGCCGACGTCGACTCCGCCGTCCGCGCGGTCGACGACCCCGAACCGGTCGTCCGAGAGGCCGACGCGCTCGTTTGTGCGACGAACAGCGAGGACCCGGTGTTCGATCCCGACTGGCTCGAGCCGGGGACCCACGTCACGACGATCGGGCCGCGGTTCGAAGACGGCCACGAACTCCCGCTCGCGGTCGTCGACCGCGCCGACGTCGTCGCGACCGACTCGCTGCCGCAGGTCGACGCCTACGACCGGCCGTACGTCGCGTCGGGCGAGGACCGCGAGCGGATGGTCGAACTCGCCGACGTGCTCGAGAATCCGGACCAGGGCCGCACGGACGAGAACGATCTCACGCTGTTCTGTTCGGTCGGGCTCGCCGGAACGGAGGTCGTGTTAGGAAAGCGGTTCCTTGAGGAGTTCGACGCGTAG
- a CDS encoding ArsR family transcriptional regulator — MRPETTVADPSQGTQQATDEGFDTWRALQKATDKKRADILADIVGHPEGAPSVEELDYMNPPLSDDAIRRHLTALKSVGVVRELEFEPGERLRDYPYKFYELTDAARDLFDRNGLFPVDAWQRQYQAVEKTARIRELEEMPRPDA; from the coding sequence ATGAGGCCTGAGACAACGGTAGCCGACCCGTCCCAGGGAACGCAACAAGCCACCGACGAGGGGTTCGATACGTGGCGGGCGCTCCAGAAGGCCACCGACAAAAAACGGGCCGATATCCTCGCGGATATCGTCGGGCATCCCGAGGGAGCCCCGAGCGTCGAGGAACTGGATTACATGAATCCGCCGCTCAGTGACGACGCGATCCGCCGGCATCTCACCGCGCTGAAATCGGTCGGTGTCGTTCGAGAACTCGAGTTCGAACCGGGCGAGCGGCTTCGAGACTATCCTTACAAGTTCTACGAACTCACCGACGCGGCCCGCGACCTGTTCGATCGGAACGGTCTGTTTCCGGTAGACGCGTGGCAACGTCAGTATCAGGCCGTCGAGAAGACGGCGCGGATTCGCGAACTCGAAGAGATGCCTCGTCCCGACGCCTGA